A region from the Clostridium beijerinckii genome encodes:
- a CDS encoding aminotransferase, translating to MNDKFVYTPGPTSVRENVRLERAKAATNPDVDIEFVEFYKNTCEKIGKIINTKNPVYILSGEGILGLEAACASLTEPGDRVLVLDNGIYGRGFKDFALIYGGEGVYFSDDYSKAIDVKKLSEFLEKDHDFKYATIVHCDTPTGVLNDLSKICPILNEYGILTVVDSVSGMGGEEIRVDDWKVDIALGGSQKAFSAPAGLTMVSISERAKATMKNRKTPVMGFYCNLNIWENYYRDKWFPYTMPISDIMGLSKACDNILEEGIENVLSRHEKIARATRKSIVEFGLQLFLEDGYSNTITAVKIPENIGALNLKNHMLSKYNTLIITSLEPYEDTILRIGHMGENSRIEKIVYALNTIDKGLKDLGFKSNNELVGLFNKYLEN from the coding sequence ATGAACGATAAATTTGTTTATACTCCAGGACCAACGAGTGTAAGGGAAAATGTAAGATTAGAAAGAGCAAAAGCAGCTACTAATCCAGATGTTGATATAGAATTTGTAGAATTCTATAAAAATACTTGTGAAAAAATTGGGAAAATAATAAATACTAAAAATCCTGTTTATATATTAAGTGGAGAAGGGATTTTAGGACTTGAAGCAGCGTGTGCATCTCTTACTGAACCTGGAGATAGAGTGCTTGTTTTAGATAATGGGATTTATGGGAGAGGTTTTAAAGACTTTGCTCTAATCTATGGAGGAGAAGGGGTATATTTTTCAGATGATTACAGCAAAGCTATAGATGTAAAGAAATTAAGTGAATTTTTAGAAAAGGATCATGACTTTAAGTATGCGACAATTGTTCATTGCGATACACCAACAGGGGTATTAAATGATTTATCAAAAATATGTCCAATACTAAATGAGTATGGAATTTTAACTGTTGTTGATTCTGTTTCTGGAATGGGTGGAGAGGAGATAAGAGTTGATGATTGGAAAGTTGACATAGCCTTAGGTGGATCTCAAAAAGCATTTTCAGCTCCAGCAGGGTTAACTATGGTTAGTATTAGTGAAAGAGCAAAAGCTACAATGAAAAACAGAAAAACACCAGTAATGGGATTCTATTGCAATCTTAATATTTGGGAAAATTACTACAGAGACAAGTGGTTTCCATACACAATGCCAATAAGTGATATTATGGGATTAAGTAAGGCTTGCGACAATATCTTAGAAGAAGGAATTGAGAATGTACTTAGTAGACATGAAAAAATAGCAAGAGCGACAAGAAAGTCTATAGTAGAATTTGGACTCCAGTTATTTTTAGAAGATGGATATTCTAACACGATAACTGCAGTTAAGATACCAGAGAATATAGGAGCATTAAATCTTAAGAATCATATGTTAAGCAAATATAACACTTTAATAATAACTTCATTGGAACCGTATGAAGATACTATTCTTAGAATAGGGCACATGGGAGAAAATTCTAGAATAGAAAAAATAGTTTATGCATTAAATACAATAGATAAAGGACTAAAAGATTTAGGATTTAAAAGTAATAATGAATTAGTTGGATTGTTTAATAAATATTTAGAAAATTAA
- a CDS encoding response regulator yields the protein MLKTILFVDDELQTLRSIIKLFMDTEYDVITANSGIEALDILENKKVDVIVSDMKMPEMNGYELLSQVKKRFPHIVRIILSGLAEERIVFDALQKNIAKLNILKPWENNVIVETIEKVFQIENVLKDNKNILKLINNAEELPTIKMSYEKIIAVMENDEEIYKIVDAIECDNSIVVKLLHIVNSSYYAIKTGSIKRAVAYLGLDNIKNIVIASAFIDSLTFNFKDNERLEKLWEHAFISNRIISIVYNQFLNKKIPEAEMNAGLLGNVGVIFMIHSFHDKYMELLDEAGIRHIDIIDLENKTFGTNHQEIGGYLLQWWDIPLPIVEASLYRHNPFNKNIINKQIVCAAHIAEKYAWDILGESYYIGFDEKVFEELKIDKEKFEKRLKETLELSGLVNI from the coding sequence ATGTTAAAAACAATTCTTTTCGTTGATGATGAATTACAAACATTAAGATCTATTATAAAGCTTTTTATGGATACGGAATATGATGTAATTACAGCAAATAGTGGAATAGAAGCATTAGATATTCTTGAAAACAAGAAAGTAGATGTAATTGTCAGTGACATGAAAATGCCTGAAATGAATGGTTATGAATTACTTAGTCAAGTGAAAAAGAGATTTCCACATATAGTTCGAATAATTTTAAGTGGGTTAGCTGAAGAAAGAATTGTGTTTGATGCATTGCAAAAAAATATAGCAAAACTAAATATTTTAAAGCCATGGGAGAATAATGTTATTGTTGAGACTATAGAGAAAGTCTTTCAAATAGAAAATGTACTTAAGGATAATAAGAATATTCTTAAGCTTATAAATAATGCAGAAGAATTACCTACTATTAAGATGTCTTACGAGAAAATTATCGCTGTCATGGAAAATGACGAAGAAATATATAAAATAGTTGATGCAATAGAATGTGATAATTCTATTGTTGTAAAACTACTTCACATTGTGAATTCATCATATTATGCAATAAAAACAGGCTCAATCAAAAGAGCAGTAGCGTATCTTGGATTAGATAATATAAAAAACATAGTAATTGCATCAGCATTTATTGATAGCTTAACTTTTAATTTTAAGGATAATGAAAGATTAGAGAAGTTGTGGGAACATGCATTTATTTCTAATAGAATTATAAGTATAGTCTATAATCAATTTTTGAATAAGAAGATTCCAGAAGCTGAGATGAATGCTGGATTATTGGGCAATGTGGGGGTTATTTTTATGATACATTCTTTTCATGATAAATATATGGAGCTGTTAGATGAAGCTGGAATTCGGCATATCGATATAATTGATCTTGAAAATAAAACCTTTGGAACAAACCACCAAGAAATAGGTGGATACCTTCTACAATGGTGGGATATTCCTTTACCGATTGTTGAGGCATCACTTTATCGCCATAATCCTTTTAATAAAAATATTATTAATAAACAAATTGTATGTGCGGCACATATTGCGGAAAAATATGCTTGGGATATACTTGGGGAAAGTTATTATATAGGATTTGATGAAAAGGTTTTTGAAGAGTTAAAAATAGATAAGGAAAAGTTTGAAAAGAGGCTTAAGGAAACTCTAGAATTAAGTGGATTAGTTAATATATAA